A stretch of Bombina bombina isolate aBomBom1 chromosome 2, aBomBom1.pri, whole genome shotgun sequence DNA encodes these proteins:
- the GAR1 gene encoding H/ACA ribonucleoprotein complex subunit 1, whose amino-acid sequence MSFRGRGGFNRGGGGRGGGRGGGGGFRGGFGQGGGRGGFGRGGGRGGFNRGGYDQGPPETVVEVGEFMHPCEDDVVCKCTTDENKVPYFNAPIYLNNKEQIGKVDEIFGQLRGFYFSVKLSDNMKASSFKKLQKFYIDPMKLLPLQRFLPRPPGEKGPPRGRGGGRGGGFGRGRGGGRGGGGGFGRGGGGFRGGRGGGGGGGFRGNRGGGRGFRGGR is encoded by the exons ATGTCATTCCGTGGAAGGGGAGGCTTTAATAGAGGTGGTGGTGGTCGAGGTGGTGGTCGTGGAGGAGGAGGTGGTTTTCGCGGTGGATTTGGACAAGGTGGAGGAAGAGGTGGTTTTGGAAGAGGAGGGGGTCGTGGAGGCTTTAACAGAGGAGGATATGACCAAGGACCTCCTGAGACTGTTGTTG AGGTTGGAGAGTTCATGCATCCCTGTGAAGATGATGTCGTTTGTAAATGCACCACAGACGAAAACAAAGTGCCTTATTTCAATGCCCCCATCTATCTAAACAACAAGGAGCAGATCGGGAAAGTGGATGAGATATTTGGACAGCTCAGAGGCTTT tatttctctgttaaattgtctGATAACATGAAAGCATCttcatttaaaaagttacaaaag ttttaCATTGATCCAATGAAGTTGCTCCCACTACAGAGGTTCCTGCCACGACCTCCTGGTGAAAAAGGTCCCCCCAGAGGTCGTggaggtggaagaggaggagggttTGGGCGTggcagaggaggaggaagaggaggaggtggtgGTTTCGGTAGGGGTGGAG gtgGCTTCAGAGGAGGACGGGGAGGAGGAGGTGGTGGTGGCTTCAGAGGGAACAGAGGTGGTGGCCGTGGATTCCGAG GTGGTCGGTAA